The Bemisia tabaci chromosome 5, PGI_BMITA_v3 genome includes a window with the following:
- the cv gene encoding protein twisted gastrulation: MIRFISSIIIALGFVIVFFGRSSDSCNEAVCASIVSKCMITQSCKCDMKNCTCCKDCFNCLSYLFSECCSCVDICPKPNSSISVTSHVEDLSESFPSLFQSLVSEPDSQQRWLTFTFPVDFDVSFFRPNFGKDVKYETQNSEQEVYPSKEIITLNCSVAYMSQCMSWNKCKASCQSMGAASYRWFHDGCCECVGEKCLNYGINESRCLQCPLPTDTTGELDYGEETDL; encoded by the exons ATGATTCGATTTATCTCAAGCATCATTATAGCTTTAGGATTTGTAATTGTCTTCTTCGGTCGCTCTTCAGATAGTTGCAATGAGGCTGTCTGTGCAAGTATTGTCAGCAAATGCATGATTACCCAATCTTGCAAGTGTGATATGAAGAACTGCACTTGTTGCAAAGATTGTTTTAACTGCCTCAGCTATCTCTTCAGCGAATGCTGCTCTTGCGTcg ATATCTGTCCAAAGCCAAACTCTTCAATCTCTGTTACGAGTCATGTGGAAGATCTCTCGGAGTCATTCCCGTCTCTGTTCCAGTCACTAGTGTCAGAGCCAGATTCTCAGCAAAGATGGCTCACATTCACCTTCCCCGTAGACTTTGACGTTTCTTTCTTCAGGCCAAATTTTGGAAAGGATGTCAAGTATGAAACAC aAAACTCAGAGCAAGAAGTGTACCCATCAAAAGAGATTATAACTTTAAACTGCTCCGTAGCATACATGTCTCAATGCATGTCTTGGAACAAGTGTAAGGCATCGTGTCAATCGATGGGAGCAGCAAGCTATCGATGGTTTCACGACGGCTGTTGCGAATGTGTGGGCGAAAAATGCCTGAATTATGGTATTAATGAGAGCAG GTGTCTTCAGTGTCCCCTACCAACTGACACAACGGGAGAACTGGACTATGGAGAAGAGACAGACCTTTAA